Within the Osmerus eperlanus chromosome 10, fOsmEpe2.1, whole genome shotgun sequence genome, the region CCAAGGACGTAACTACAGAGAAAAGGTTAGAAAAACAGAACAGGGTACTTAGACGGTGGCCAACTGGAACAGGGTTCCCAGCAGCTCGGTGATCTCCTTGTTCCACAATCACAGACCACCCGTTTTCACCGGCCAAACGCCCAGTGTGACCTTGAGGTTTTCACGAGCTGCtgacagagagtctgggctaaGACCACCCTTCCCTTTACAGTCAGGAGGGAAGGAGTACAACAATgtctgtgaaaacacacacacagaaagaactCACCCTCCGGACAGAACAGGCGACGCTACCCGCACAAACGGAGGGTCAAAGGGGAAGTTATCCTGTCGGGAGCAGAGGGGCGGAAACAACATTAGTACGGCCTCACAGCACCCGGAGCTTTAGGTCCAAACATGATCCTTGATTTACAAGGATCAAAAATCAAGGATGAAAATGAATGCTTTGTAGAAGACCCACTCACTTTATATGAAAAGTTTAGCAGAATGTAATCCATCCCCTCCTTTTCCTTCAGGACTTGTAGGTCACTGTGCAAAGGGCTATCAGGATCCACCCTAGTGAAGCATACCAAAACAGAAGGTAAACTTCTATATTTACCAAAAATATTATAATGACGAACAGGCTGTAAATGTATATCTAAATCAAACTATGTGGAACTTCTGGACCCAGAAACATGGGTTACTCACGTCCTCAGTTTCACGTGCCATTCATAGAGGCTGTCGTTGCAAAGCTCCACAGAGTAGATCCCTGTAAGACACACCCAGTCTGATAAGACACACGCACGCTACGATGCATCCAACCTCTGTCTTTTCACATCAAGAGGACacagtcctgggggggggggggacagaacgTACCGGTCTTGTAACTCTGGGACCTGTAGATCTCCCGGAGCTCCTTCATCAGGCGGTCGGAGGCCTGCACTGACCCAGAAACAGCCCCCTGTAGAGTCCAACACAGCAGGACAATATAACACCCTAACACACTATGCTCAGGTCTCCGCACTGGGGGGGAATATTAAGACGGGTAAGCAACACACGTGAAACAGTGCCTTAAACGATCAAAAAGGTATGTTCATTCTCCACACCAAAGTGCATTCCTAAATGAACAATAGAGCCTGTTGTTTATGCCAAGAATATCCTCGGCTGGACTAAAACACCACTGGTGTTTCCCTGTGAGGCAGTTTAAGAATTTCTGACAGATTTCAGATGTCAGCAGCTGAGCCACTGAATGCAGtgaagaggctgggggagaggtccGTCACACAAACTAATCTATTCACCACTGTGCACTGCCCCTCAGAAATCAGGCTCAAAGAAAACCTGGAGATAAAAATgcagataaacacacagacacaggctttccagtaaaaaacaaaaaacaaaaaaaacaagataTCTTGATCAACGCTACAGCAAAACATATTTTCCTACGTCAGAAGTCACTACAGCTATGCATCTTAAGTGAGCGTAGCATTACTATGGGTAATCGTTGAGCGAGTTAAGCCCATATCATACATCCGTTACATCGTtaattcaacaacaacaacccctCATGCGCCCCACCCCAAAAAAGTATGAAAAGGTTGCCTTACCGAATGAGCACTTACATTCAAGTGGTCCTGCCTCTGGTTCTTTCTGATCTTCTCCAGGATAGCCAGGTTCTCCTTCTCGATCCCGTCGTCCTCAGACTTCTTCCCGTCCACTGGCTCCTCCTCTTTCATCTCGTAGTGGTCGAGGTCTTCGATGTCctacgtgcgcgcacacacgcgaGATAACAACGACATACACAATCAAAGCCAGCAAAGAGACGCTGTGATAATCCAGAACCATTGTTCTCTATGTGACACGAGTGAGAATGAGagggtatgagtgtgtatgggaAATGTATTAGAAAGTGTGACAGACCTCTCccatttcctcctcttcctcctcctctgacgTGACCTCATCAGTGGTTCCATGCTAAAGAGACaccaaaaaaatataaataaacatgTTCAGACAGCAAAATATACACCATTACTGTGCTCTGGTTCAGCAATCAAGACTTGTAATGAAACAAACACTGAGCCAAAGGGTCCTGTAACTGAAGAGAGAACACAGCTCTGACAGGGACTCAGTAGCAGGGATGCAGGACATCTTTTCATCAGCCAAGCAAAGTCATCCTCAGTCTCTTGTCCTCAATGAAACTTTTCGCtgtcctgtaaaaaaaaaaaaaaacgaccctGGAGGATTTAGACTTGCCTTGCGGTCTTGCCCTACAGGCCCAGCAGGCAGGGGCTGGTCGAGCATTTCCACATCTGGGTGCTGGGGCAGGTTGTACAGGCGGCAGAGATCGCAGATGAGCCTCTTCAGCTGTTGCAAGAGCTGTGCGCAGCAAACAGGGGAAAGAGAAGCCCACAGACCACGTCAACACACAGTCAGTGCAGTGACAGAGCAGGGAAGACGTGTCACAAGTAGCATTCCTCATGCTCCACACCCTCGCACGCAGCCACACATCACCAAAGGTTCGTTTTCGGGTGCACATGGGCGTTGTCTTCCTGATGTGCAGGGTATACAACCAGTCCCGGCTTTTCCTGAAATCTAGAACGCTGATTCTCTAGGACAACACACAGGGGGAGGTTAGCACAGCTCTCCACTTTGAAAGGGAAACCTCTTGTCTTCTGCTGATGGGAACTGTCACCAAACCCCTCACACAACTGGCTGAAAGAAACATCTCTGATCCAAGCAACCAAAATGTGTTGAGATCTTATTTTGTATGCAAAAAAATAGTAAGAAACATTCCTTCTTTATATTGTTATGTATGTAGGATTATGTGTGTATTTTTATGCATGAATGCTTCTATTCACAGCAAATGTAGAAGAGCTGTGATATAAGGTTTTAGTGACAAAGCTATGACTCAAGTAACACTCCAGTGACCATACCAAGCCATATAACTGGGGATTACATAGCATGGCACAGGGTGCACTCATGAGGTCAACAAGTACAAAACAACGAGTCGGTCAAACTTCCTGAATTAAACACTCATCAGAGCAAACAAAAAAAAGGTATGGCCATTGAAACACACTATTATATTACATGTACAGTAAGCTGCCTTATTCTAGTGTAATGTGAACTAAAGGATGTAATTGAAAAGAGTGCGGCGAAGATGAATTAGCACCAATTATCTGCCTGCTTTGGATAAAGCTTGGCTCAGCAGGCTAGTGTTGTTGTCATAACGCAGAGAGAATGCTCCTGCTGAGATAAAGCCTGGCCCATTAATTCTTAACCAGACTCATAGGGCCAGTCAAAGCACTCTTTTTCCAATTCAACCCATTTTCACAAGACACAAATGTGCCTGTGCCCGTTGTGAAACTAAATTAATGACTCAATTATCCAGTATATCTTGACTTGTAGTAAACCCTATGAGACAGGCATGAGTGGGTTCACGGAAGGGAAGGTAACCATGTTTTCCAACGAAGCTATGTTAGCCAGTACACACATTTTTGCTGATACACTGGCTTATGTAGAAAGTTAATTTGATATCTTACCAGAGTGCTTCCTTTTCTCACATCATCAAGGCGCTCCAACACTTGTGTCAGGCTTGGATCATCAGAGTCCACAAACCATATAGGTGGTGTTAAAGGGTATGACTCCTGTTAGAATGAGGATGAGCGTAGAAATAAGTTGTGTACTGTAATCGTCGAGCTTGAAGTAACCCTTCACAGATACACGCAAATTCGAATAGATGTATTTTAAATATTTCATTATCTATATTACGTGACTGTAGCGATTAACGTTTCCCTGCTATGTATACAAGACATATATACCGTCTGAAAACTGACTCGTTACCAAGTTAAATAACTGCGCAATCATTACGACAATGCGGATTCTAGCTTCCAAAAACACTACCAAACCATCGTCATGAGCTAAATCTAGAAAAGAATGCTAGCTAGCTTCCTTAGTTTAGGTCTAGGTCGTAATGGTGATTTTAGTCAAAAGCGTATAGTGTGGAATTCAATAGGCCAAATTGACGAGTTGACCTATGTCAAGCACACTAGTGTGGTTTAAGGTTGACGGTTTGGTTACTAGCTAACACTCGCAGTAGCGTTAGTTATCGCCACAACCGCTAACTTAAGTAAGGTAACGCTAACTAAATTGAATCAATAACGAACAATACGGGTCTTTTGCATGTCTTGGGCCGAGTCCCTTGATAACTATAATTCTTACTAAGAATCTTAAGTTACATTAAATGTTCCAAATAACGTAACGACAGGATTCAAGCCAGTCTTTCCCCCTAGTTTAACTAGCTAGCGTAGCTAGCTTATTCGTTAGCTTGACTAGTTTAGCTAAGCTATCAAAGTGACTACGCAGCAAGCTGTAACGCGTTAGCCAGCAAGCAGATTTTTTCCAAGTACGCCGTCGCACTGGCTGACTTTCAATTCCTCATAGTTCGCTAACCAGCTAGCCATTGCTAACAACCAAGCTAACTTACAGTTAGCTACGCTAGCTAATCAAGTTAAACGACGTAGAGCTACAGTACCTTGCTAGCGACCTAGCTAaataagtagctagctagcaagataAGGTAGTGGCGAAGCAACATTTCTTTTTGCTTGGCTAAACAATCATTGCCATCTTACTGTTATGTTGCAGTGGATTATCAGAAGTTTTTCTCCAGTTACATTGAACTGACAGCTTAGTTCGTCCGGCTTCCAGTCAATTATTCGGAAGCGTTCGTGGTTTGGATCAAAAATGGACTCCAGAAACTTCAATTCGGCCTTCAGCCCCGAAACCGACATCTTCCACGCATCTCCGGCTGGACCGCTGGGGAGGGGAAAAGTCGGGACTTGCTGCCGGCACGCAATCGAGTCCAAATGGTGCTAACGTTAGAAAAGCAAGCGACAACAAAGGGGGCAAGACGTGGCCGTTTAAAAACAAAGATGCTGCTAGCTGACGTTAGCTAGCGAGGCTAGCCAGCTTGCTAGCTCAACAACAACGCCTTGAATGCACGTCCGTTGTGTCTCTTTCCGTCTATTGTTGTTGTCGTTCTTGGCTGTCCTTTTGTTAATATAGTCTCAAAACTATAAAGTGTGTCTCGATCGTGTTCTTACAGTTCCTTGATATGAAAACGTTTTAGTTTCACCGCTTAACAAACAGAAGATGCCCGCAGAACTTGATCCAGACGCGGGCGCTGTGCGTCGTTGGTCCTGCTGTTCAGAGGTTTCTTCTGGGGTTTAAAGATGGCGTTTTTCCGAACCCGCAGAATCCCAGCATTCAGCGCGTGCTCAGTTTAGGGCGGAGGTTAGAGcatcaaaacatattttttccaTATTGATAAACCTTGCACAATATGCATACATTTGTGGTTGTGTAAATAGTTGATTTAATATCAGTTTTACTGTAGCTGTTATTGTTTCTTTTTTAGGATGCACCCCCAAAATTACACATACTGTAACGAGAGGAATAGTAAAGTAAATTTGCATCCACAAATTGCGTAGATGTCAGTTGCACGATTGTCCTCTTGAGACATTTGCATTATCTCCATTGTATTTATTCATGTGTGATAATATAAAATGTTAGGATAGATGGTCACAATAGTGTAAGTGTTACCATGCTGGATATCCTCAGTCAGTCTTCAATGTGCTAAGAAGAGGGGCCTTTAAGAAAGACCACTAATTTAACTGGACACCCAATGGGGGGTCTCATAAGGCATTCTAAAATTCAAAAGCATGCCATCCCTTGACAGTAAGTAAGCCTGTTACACGGAGAGGACAAAATGTAGCAAACCAAATAATGCTGTGTTCTAATCACACTGTCACAAACAGAAGTCCTGTAACCTAATATAAGGACTTGGTGTACCCCTGTAAGAAAGTgaatagagaggagaggtggttcCATGTTTAACAAGAAATATGAAAGGAACTCTGACCGTAGTGTTCAAGGGTGCCATTCCTAGATATAttgtcactttaaaataaataaaaaataaataaaatgataaAATCAATCATAATTTTATAATGTATTGTTTAAACATTAATTTATATTTTACAATGACAAAAATGTTTTGCCATCTGTTGTTAAGATGATTGAGTGTAGTCTGTGTGTACTCCAAAAGGAGCACATTTAATTTGAAATGTACTTAGTCAGGAATCTATAACATAAGTTACTTTAAGAGTACCAGGCACCTTACACAGCTACCTGTAATATGCTGTGAAATGAGGTTAACTGGGAAACAGAAGTATGAGCTGTAGAGGACATTGTTGTCCTGTGTGTTGTATTTTCTGGTATTCATCAATGGAACCTTCCACAATACCAAACTTTCTGAAGTGAGGTGGAATGACCACCAGATGGTAGTAGACACTAACATAATGAATGTATCAATTCAAGTATGCATGGTGTGGTTTCAATTGTTCAAGACTTAAGGGCAGTGTTCAACTTATGGGGGTCttggggggtttgacccccttaattaagacttggacccccccaaaagaggtaaaaacaacaggttgatggggtcgatacatttatatatcgtacTTACCTGTAAttgtaaatattactttacgccctggagttgcccccccgattgtcattgtataattcacaCTTTGCTTAAGGGCATGGTCAAAAGTATTACAGTGGGAATTGTTTGTAACTGTCTTGTGGAACTAGAGgggaagcggggggggggggggggtca harbors:
- the ube2q1 gene encoding ubiquitin-conjugating enzyme E2 Q1 isoform X2 — its product is MSVSGLKAELKFLESIFDPNHERFRIIDWKPDELSCQFNVTGEKLLIIHCNITSYPLTPPIWFVDSDDPSLTQVLERLDDVRKGSTLLLQQLKRLICDLCRLYNLPQHPDVEMLDQPLPAGPVGQDRKHGTTDEVTSEEEEEEEMGEDIEDLDHYEMKEEEPVDGKKSEDDGIEKENLAILEKIRKNQRQDHLNVSAHSGAVSGSVQASDRLMKELREIYRSQSYKTGIYSVELCNDSLYEWHVKLRTVDPDSPLHSDLQVLKEKEGMDYILLNFSYKDNFPFDPPFVRVASPVLSGGYVLGGGALCMELLTKQGWSSAYSIESVIMQINATLVKGKARVQFGANKNQYNLARAQQSYKSLVQIHEKNGWYTPPKEDG
- the ube2q1 gene encoding ubiquitin-conjugating enzyme E2 Q1 isoform X3, which codes for MSVSGLKAELKFLESIFDPNHERFRIIDWKPDELSCQFNVTGEKLLIIHCNITESYPLTPPIWFVDSDDPSLTQVLERLDDVRKGSTLLLQQLKRLICDLCRLYNLPQHPDVEMLDQPLPAGPVGQDRKHGTTDEVTSEEEEEEEMGEDIEDLDHYEMKEEEPVDGKKSEDDGIEKENLAILEKIRKNQRQDHLNGAVSGSVQASDRLMKELREIYRSQSYKTGIYSVELCNDSLYEWHVKLRTVDPDSPLHSDLQVLKEKEGMDYILLNFSYKDNFPFDPPFVRVASPVLSGGYVLGGGALCMELLTKQGWSSAYSIESVIMQINATLVKGKARVQFGANKNQYNLARAQQSYKSLVQIHEKNGWYTPPKEDG
- the ube2q1 gene encoding ubiquitin-conjugating enzyme E2 Q1 isoform X1, which codes for MSVSGLKAELKFLESIFDPNHERFRIIDWKPDELSCQFNVTGEKLLIIHCNITESYPLTPPIWFVDSDDPSLTQVLERLDDVRKGSTLLLQQLKRLICDLCRLYNLPQHPDVEMLDQPLPAGPVGQDRKHGTTDEVTSEEEEEEEMGEDIEDLDHYEMKEEEPVDGKKSEDDGIEKENLAILEKIRKNQRQDHLNVSAHSGAVSGSVQASDRLMKELREIYRSQSYKTGIYSVELCNDSLYEWHVKLRTVDPDSPLHSDLQVLKEKEGMDYILLNFSYKDNFPFDPPFVRVASPVLSGGYVLGGGALCMELLTKQGWSSAYSIESVIMQINATLVKGKARVQFGANKNQYNLARAQQSYKSLVQIHEKNGWYTPPKEDG